The following are from one region of the Desulfurellaceae bacterium genome:
- a CDS encoding 4Fe-4S dicluster domain-containing protein yields the protein MATIITSDCINCGACEPECPNTAIYQGGVEWDLNGVSSEAISNDIFYIVPQKCTECVGFFDQEACAAVCPVDCCVPNPDIPETESVLIARAKELHPEETFGDDFPSRFKGGDATEPTAEPAPAAEPAPVAAPPPAAPAPAPAAAVEVSTLAIPEVDDWEVPLSCYKCEQEYALAFARFRIGTVLNCPNPYCTASLTVTSTMYKNVANALDAFHAQWNAAFEAFRDKRRRELEAFEAEKQAELENFSDTLRRAVSDVKPAGKPWRRLSMFGFQRVG from the coding sequence ATGGCAACCATAATCACTAGCGACTGCATTAACTGCGGAGCCTGCGAGCCGGAATGCCCCAACACCGCCATTTACCAGGGTGGGGTCGAGTGGGATCTGAACGGGGTGAGCAGCGAGGCCATCTCAAACGACATCTTCTACATCGTGCCCCAAAAGTGCACCGAGTGCGTCGGCTTTTTTGACCAGGAAGCCTGTGCCGCAGTGTGTCCGGTCGATTGCTGCGTCCCCAATCCAGACATCCCGGAAACCGAATCCGTCCTGATCGCCCGGGCTAAAGAGCTGCACCCGGAAGAAACCTTTGGAGACGACTTTCCGTCCCGCTTCAAGGGCGGCGACGCCACCGAACCTACGGCCGAACCCGCTCCGGCGGCTGAGCCCGCCCCGGTCGCAGCTCCGCCACCCGCAGCCCCGGCTCCCGCCCCGGCCGCAGCCGTCGAGGTTTCAACCCTGGCCATTCCAGAAGTTGACGACTGGGAGGTGCCGCTGAGCTGCTACAAGTGCGAGCAGGAATATGCGCTGGCCTTTGCCCGCTTTCGGATCGGCACCGTGCTGAACTGCCCCAACCCTTACTGCACGGCCAGCCTGACCGTCACCTCAACCATGTACAAAAACGTGGCCAACGCCCTCGACGCCTTCCACGCTCAGTGGAACGCGGCTTTTGAGGCCTTTCGGGACAAGCGACGCCGAGAGCTGGAAGCCTTTGAGGCCGAGAAGCAGGCCGAGTTAGAGAACTTTAGCGACACCCTCAGAAGAGCCGTGTCCGACGTGAAGCCGGCCGGCAAGCCGTGGCGGCGGCTGTCGATGTTCGGCTTTCAGCGCGTGGGCTAA